Proteins encoded within one genomic window of Columba livia isolate bColLiv1 breed racing homer chromosome 1, bColLiv1.pat.W.v2, whole genome shotgun sequence:
- the SLN gene encoding sarcolipin, which translates to MERSTQELFLNFMIVLITVLLMWLLVKSYQE; encoded by the coding sequence ATGGAGCGATCCACACAAGAACTTTTCCTCAACTTCATGATTGTCCTGATTACTGTATTGCTCATGTGGCTCCTTGTGAAGTCTTATCAGGAGTAA